A genomic region of Dictyoglomus sp. NZ13-RE01 contains the following coding sequences:
- the hrcA gene encoding heat-inducible transcription repressor HrcA translates to MLDERKQKILRITVKDYIESAQPVSSRVLAKKYHLGWSPATIRNEMADLEEAGYLIQPHTSAGRIPSDRGYRFYVDFLMDTEPPSPEDIQFINYSLLYPLNWETLLQQVAEIISQRTTFIGVVLFPQLNSTYLKKIELVELNEGVISLIITTSTGIVKERIIKLIEPLSEFEIIKAKEILNQNFSNKELQNVYWLLLERKYPSNIPQEIYIGLEQLLWEVLEKEKEEGVFLAGISRIFKHLEFQDINKVKNLLSVIEEERVISSLLFSAFLNHGLTILIGSEIGISELNECSVIATVYSLKGNVIGTLGLIGPKRMKYEKMLSLVELMGKVLSEKISSFFEK, encoded by the coding sequence ATGTTAGACGAAAGAAAACAAAAAATTCTAAGAATAACAGTTAAAGACTATATAGAATCTGCACAACCAGTAAGCTCAAGGGTATTGGCAAAAAAATACCACTTGGGTTGGAGTCCTGCTACTATTCGTAACGAGATGGCAGACCTGGAAGAGGCTGGATATCTAATTCAACCTCATACATCTGCGGGAAGAATACCATCTGATAGAGGTTATAGATTCTATGTTGATTTTTTAATGGATACAGAACCTCCATCTCCTGAAGATATTCAATTTATAAATTATTCCTTATTATATCCTTTAAATTGGGAGACTCTTTTACAGCAAGTTGCAGAAATTATTTCACAAAGAACTACTTTTATAGGGGTAGTACTATTCCCTCAGCTTAACTCTACTTACCTAAAAAAGATAGAACTTGTAGAGTTAAATGAGGGTGTTATTTCTCTTATAATAACCACATCAACTGGTATTGTAAAAGAAAGAATAATAAAATTAATAGAGCCATTATCTGAATTTGAGATAATCAAGGCAAAAGAGATTTTGAATCAGAATTTTTCAAATAAAGAACTACAAAATGTTTATTGGCTTCTGTTAGAAAGAAAATATCCTTCTAATATTCCTCAGGAAATTTATATAGGTTTAGAACAACTTCTCTGGGAAGTTTTAGAAAAAGAGAAGGAAGAAGGAGTCTTTTTGGCTGGAATATCTCGTATATTCAAACATTTAGAGTTTCAAGACATTAATAAAGTTAAGAATTTGCTAAGCGTTATTGAAGAGGAGAGAGTAATTTCTTCCTTGTTGTTTTCTGCCTTCTTAAATCATGGATTGACTATTCTTATAGGTAGTGAGATAGGAATATCAGAACTAAATGAATGTAGCGTTATTGCAACAGTTTATTCTTTGAAGGGTAATGTAATTGGAACTCTTGGATTGATTGGTCCAAAAAGAATGAAATATGAAAAGATGTTAAGCTTAGTAGAATTGATGGGTAAAGTATTATCTGAGAAGATAAGTAGTTTCTTTGAAAAGTAG
- the nagA gene encoding N-acetylglucosamine-6-phosphate deacetylase, whose translation MLIFGDVITPEGIIFNGVVGIKEGKIYYIGKKKDQLEYENFFDFKNHFISPGFIDIHIHGAYGKDFIDGTKEAINTITNFTSQTGVTGILPTILTAPIEVMTNAIKSIEDIMETEEYIGSKILGINLEGPFLNVKYKGAQREDCILKPNLETLKKLISKHTKIMTLAPEIDGNLEIIQYLNKNNIKISVGHSDATTEELIKAISLGLSHVTHLFNGMRPLHHREPGIIGLALINDEISVELIADGFHLSPYILNLVYKIKPKDKIILITDSMMATGLSDGKYLLAGQEVVVENGKATLASGTLAGSTLTLNRAVKNMVEKVGVKIEDAVYMASYSPALLLGLQNKKGSIELGKDADITVFDRNFQVKMTIVEGKIVYLNRS comes from the coding sequence ATGTTAATCTTTGGAGATGTTATAACCCCGGAAGGAATAATCTTTAATGGTGTTGTTGGAATAAAAGAGGGTAAAATTTATTATATTGGGAAGAAAAAGGATCAGCTTGAATATGAAAATTTTTTTGACTTTAAAAATCATTTTATATCTCCAGGCTTTATAGACATTCATATACATGGAGCTTATGGTAAAGATTTTATTGATGGAACAAAAGAAGCAATCAATACTATAACAAATTTTACGTCTCAAACAGGAGTTACCGGTATATTACCTACCATTCTTACGGCACCTATTGAAGTTATGACTAATGCCATAAAGTCCATAGAGGATATTATGGAGACAGAAGAATATATTGGTTCAAAAATTTTAGGAATAAACCTTGAAGGACCTTTTTTAAATGTAAAATATAAAGGAGCTCAAAGGGAAGACTGCATTCTTAAGCCTAATCTTGAAACCCTAAAAAAACTAATCTCAAAGCATACAAAAATAATGACCTTAGCTCCAGAGATTGATGGAAATTTGGAAATAATACAATATTTGAATAAAAATAACATAAAAATATCTGTAGGACATTCTGATGCCACTACAGAAGAATTAATAAAAGCAATCTCTCTTGGTCTTTCCCATGTAACCCACCTCTTCAATGGAATGAGACCATTACATCATAGAGAGCCTGGAATAATAGGATTAGCATTAATAAATGACGAAATCAGTGTAGAATTGATTGCAGATGGTTTTCACTTATCTCCCTATATACTGAATTTGGTTTATAAGATAAAACCAAAGGATAAAATAATACTGATAACAGATTCGATGATGGCAACAGGACTTTCTGATGGAAAATATCTATTAGCTGGTCAAGAGGTCGTTGTAGAAAATGGAAAAGCAACTCTTGCAAGTGGCACTTTAGCTGGAAGCACCTTAACTTTAAATAGGGCAGTTAAAAACATGGTGGAAAAGGTAGGAGTAAAAATAGAAGATGCAGTATATATGGCTTCTTATTCTCCTGCTTTACTATTAGGTTTACAGAATAAAAAAGGAAGCATTGAATTAGGAAAAGATGCAGATATAACTGTATTTGACCGTAATTTCCAAGTTAAAATGACGATCGTAGAAGGGAAGATTGTTTATTTGAATAGATCTTAA
- a CDS encoding phosphoribosylamine--glycine ligase: protein MKVLVIGSGAREHAIAWKLSRDKKVEEIFAIPGNAGISEIAKCIDIMVDDIESIVKFAKETKIDWTVVGPEYPLTLGIVDAFEREGLKIWGPRKEPAKLESSKAFAKEIMRSAKIPTAEFKVFDDFNSAVEFVKNVNFPVVIKADGLCAGKGVKIVESFESAVEVLRDFMIKKVFGKSGEKVVIEEFLKGVEFSLITIVKNNEFYYLPPAQDYKRIGEGNTGENTGGMGSFAPVPWINEEIIEKCTNRIFKPLMEELYKRNIYYTGFLYGGFILVNNDPYVLEFNVRLGDPEAQVILPLLDYDLSSLLENKDFPWNKQKKALCVVLASKGYPGHYETGKEITFKNINTEDIYIFHAGTVRKDGKLLTAGGRVLSVVGVGNDFQSIRSKVYKTIEEGIFFDNMYYRRDIGKEVI from the coding sequence ATGAAAGTACTTGTTATTGGAAGTGGGGCAAGAGAGCATGCAATAGCTTGGAAATTATCAAGGGATAAAAAGGTGGAAGAGATTTTTGCTATACCTGGAAATGCGGGTATTTCTGAGATTGCGAAATGTATAGATATAATGGTGGATGATATTGAAAGTATAGTAAAATTTGCAAAAGAAACTAAAATAGATTGGACAGTTGTAGGACCTGAATATCCATTGACATTAGGTATTGTAGATGCTTTTGAGAGGGAAGGATTGAAAATTTGGGGTCCAAGAAAGGAACCTGCAAAACTTGAGTCAAGTAAGGCTTTTGCAAAAGAGATTATGAGATCTGCTAAAATTCCTACTGCAGAGTTTAAAGTATTTGATGATTTTAATTCCGCAGTAGAGTTTGTTAAAAATGTAAATTTCCCTGTTGTAATAAAGGCGGATGGACTGTGTGCAGGAAAAGGTGTGAAGATTGTGGAAAGCTTTGAAAGTGCAGTAGAAGTTTTAAGAGATTTTATGATAAAGAAGGTCTTTGGTAAATCTGGAGAAAAAGTTGTAATTGAGGAATTTTTAAAGGGAGTAGAATTTTCTCTAATAACCATAGTAAAAAATAATGAGTTTTATTATTTACCTCCAGCTCAAGATTATAAAAGGATAGGAGAAGGAAACACAGGTGAAAATACTGGTGGAATGGGCTCTTTTGCTCCTGTTCCCTGGATAAATGAGGAAATTATTGAAAAATGTACAAATAGAATTTTTAAACCGTTAATGGAAGAGTTGTATAAAAGAAATATTTATTATACAGGCTTTTTATATGGGGGATTTATATTAGTAAATAACGATCCTTATGTCTTAGAGTTTAATGTTAGATTAGGAGATCCTGAAGCACAAGTAATACTTCCATTGTTAGATTATGATTTAAGTAGCCTTTTAGAAAATAAAGATTTTCCATGGAATAAACAGAAAAAAGCTTTGTGTGTAGTACTGGCATCAAAGGGCTATCCAGGACATTATGAGACAGGAAAGGAAATTACTTTTAAAAATATTAATACTGAAGATATTTATATCTTTCATGCGGGAACTGTGAGGAAGGATGGAAAGCTATTAACTGCAGGTGGAAGGGTCCTTTCAGTGGTTGGAGTAGGAAATGACTTCCAAAGTATTAGAAGTAAAGTATATAAAACCATAGAGGAAGGTATATTTTTTGATAATATGTATTATAGAAGAGATATAGGAAAAGAAGTTATTTAA
- a CDS encoding phosphoribosylglycinamide formyltransferase, with product MKKRLGVLVSGRGSNLQALINASRKENYPAQVVVVISDNPQALAIERAKRAKIPCYVVKREDYKTKKEYEEKIKSILEEYNVDLVVLAGYMRIVGKTLLSAYPLKIINIHPSLLPSFPGLHAQKQAWEYGVKYSGCTVHFVDEGIDSGPIIGQKVVPVYDDDTPDTLADRILKKEHKLLVEVVEKLSTKKFRLDGRRVIFED from the coding sequence TTGAAGAAGAGATTGGGTGTTTTGGTTTCAGGAAGAGGTAGTAATTTACAAGCTTTGATTAATGCAAGTAGGAAAGAAAATTATCCAGCTCAAGTTGTAGTTGTGATTAGTGATAATCCTCAAGCCCTTGCTATTGAAAGGGCAAAAAGGGCGAAAATTCCATGCTATGTTGTCAAAAGAGAAGATTATAAAACGAAGAAAGAATATGAAGAAAAAATTAAAAGTATTTTAGAGGAATATAATGTGGATTTAGTGGTTTTAGCTGGATATATGAGAATAGTTGGTAAAACACTTCTTTCTGCTTATCCTCTCAAAATTATAAATATTCATCCTTCCCTTCTTCCTTCCTTTCCTGGTCTCCATGCTCAAAAGCAAGCATGGGAGTATGGAGTAAAATATTCAGGATGTACTGTCCATTTTGTTGACGAAGGGATAGATTCAGGTCCAATTATTGGGCAGAAAGTTGTGCCAGTTTATGACGATGATACTCCTGATACTTTGGCAGATCGTATTCTAAAAAAAGAACATAAGTTATTAGTTGAAGTGGTAGAAAAGCTCTCTACAAAAAAGTTTAGACTTGATGGAAGAAGGGTTATCTTTGAAGATTAG